The Carassius carassius chromosome 16, fCarCar2.1, whole genome shotgun sequence genome window below encodes:
- the LOC132160289 gene encoding SLAM family member 5-like — MFHMCILLSLCWWILTGVFGAKTNKIQSVSVMEGDSVTLQTGETEIQYDDDILWTFGAEKSLIVKISNEKNIFSTFDVHNGIFRDRLKLDNQTGSLTISDITTEHAGEYQLEINGAKLTSKIFSVSVYARLPTLNITKDSSSSSSSSSSSYCSLLCSVVNVSHVTLSWYKGNSLLSSISVSDLSISLSLPLEVEYQEKNSYSCVINNPIRNQTTHLNISELCLPYPDKGLPLFYTVLIPSAAGSLLIVSVVICCICIKCKKTALTQEEDRTDSPLCKPATRKTKSKTDAVYENVPKKR; from the exons ATGTTTCACATGTGTATTTTACTCTCTTTGTGCTGGTGGATTCTGACTG GTGTGTTTGGCGCTAAAACGAATAAAATCCAGTCAGTGtctgtgatggagggagattctgtcactttACAGACTGGTGAAACTGAAATACAATATGACGATGATATACTGTGGACATTTGGAGCTGAAAAGTCTCTCATAGTTAAAATCAGCAATGAGAAAAACATCTTTTCAACATTTGATGTTCATAATGGgatattcagagacagactgaagctggataaTCAAACTGGATCCCTGACCATCTCAGACATCACAACTGAACATGCTGGAGAATATCAACTTGAGATAAATGGAGCAAAACTGACATCAAaaatattcagtgtttctgtctaTG CTCGTCTGCCCACTCTCAACATTACCAAAGATagctcttcatcatcatcatcatcatcatcatcatattgtTCATtgctgtgttcagtggtgaatgtgagtcatgtgactctctcctggtacaaaggaaacagtttattgtccagcatcagtgtgtctgatctcagcatcagtctctctctacctctggaggtggaatatcaggagaaaaacagctacagctgtgtgatcaacaatcccatcagaaaccagaccacacatctgaACATAAGTGAACTCTGTCTGCCATATCCAG ATAAGGGCCTACCTTTATTTTACACAGTGCTGATTCCTTCTGCTGCTGGATCTCTGTTGATTGTTTCAGTCGTGATCTGCTGCAtctgcataaaatgtaaaaaaacag CTCTGACCCAAGAGGAAGACCGAACTGATTCACCATTGTGTAAACCAGCAACGCGAAAAACG AAATCAAAGACTGACGCCGTGTATGAAAATGTCCCCAAAAAGCGATGA